One window from the genome of Salvia miltiorrhiza cultivar Shanhuang (shh) chromosome 7, IMPLAD_Smil_shh, whole genome shotgun sequence encodes:
- the LOC130994215 gene encoding uncharacterized protein LOC130994215: protein MAIERPKLKDDERNKVAQWLLEHSSAGKLQHGAKKEAALHFKVNLKTIWKIWSQVSHQRACGVPVEVKSIRKGCLHKDKKHIDVEKVKKLSVLERSSLRCMSTHLGVSKSLIHKWVKERKLKPHTNAIKPFLTPQNRLCRLSWSLKQLSSLSEDGFIQFQSMYNTIHIDEKWFYLTKTKDRYYLMPDEVEPYRTCKSKRYIEKIMFMCAVARPIIDEDGTIIFDGKLGIFPFTTTEPAQRNSKNRSKGTMEVKPIAAVTKPIIRACLIKEMVPMFKAKWPKMSSKHIYIQQDNAKPHIKANDPDFLAVANNDGFKFQIVCQPANSPDTNVNDLGFFRAIQTLKDQKPAKNMEELLENVKAAYEEYPPEKLNSVFLTLQGCYHEIIKAKGGNNYKIPHMNKDRLTRQGLLPRCIQVEEALVRDSLKFLQMESSEEGDILNLEDVIEGLNQVEIAD from the exons ATGGCCATAGAAAGGCCAAAACTAAAagatgatgaaagaaataaaGTTGCTCAGTGGCTGTTAGAACATAGCAGTGCAGGGAAATTGCAGCATGGAGCCAAAAAGGAGGCGGCACTTCACTTCAAAGTGAACTTGAAGACCATTTGGAAGATTTGGAGCCAAGTCTCCCATCAAAGAGCATGTGGTGTACCTGTCGAGGTAAAATCAATTAGAAAAGGCTGTCTACACAAGGATAAGAAACACATTGATGTTGAAAAAGTGAAGAAACTTTCTGTTTTAGAAAGATCTTCTTTGAGATGCATGTCTACCCATCTAGGTGTGTCTAAGTCTTTGATTCACAAGTGGGTAAAAGAGAGAAAACTGAAACCACATACAAATGCAATAAAACCATTTCTTACCCCTCAAAACAGGTTGTGTCGACTTAGTTGGAGTCTGAAACAACTAAGTTCTCTAAGTGAAGATGGATTTATACAATTTCAAAGCATGTATAACACCATTCATATAGATGAAAAATGGTTTTACCTTACCAAAACTAAGGACAGATACTACCTCATGCCCGATGAAGTAGAACCCTATAGGACATGCAAATCAAAAAGGTATATTGAAAAAATCATGTTTATGTGCGCTGTTGCGAGGCCAATAATTGATGAAGATGGCACAATCATATTTGATGGAAAGTTAGGCATATTTCCTTTCACAACAACAGAACCAGCACAAAGGAATTCGAAAAATAGATCAAAAGGTACAATGGAAGTGAAGCCAATTGCAGCCGTCACTAAGCCAATCATCAGAGCCTGCCTTATTAAAGAG ATGGTCCCAATGTTCAAAGCCAAGTGGCCAAAGATGTCAAGCAAACACATATATATCCAACAAGATAATGCCAAACCCCACATTAAAGCTAATGATCCAGACTTTCTAGCGGTTGCAAATAATGATGGATTTAAATTCCAAATAGTATGCCAGCCAGCTAATTCACCGGATACAAATGTGAATGATCTAGGGTTTTTCAGAGCTATACAGACCCTTAAAGATCAAAAACCAGCCAAAAATATGGAGGAATTACTAGAGAATGTGAAAGCTGCCTATGAGGAATACCCACCAGAGAAGCTCAACAGTGTTTTCCTCACTTTGCAAGGCTGCTATCATGAAATAATCAAGGCCAAGGGTGGGAATAACTACAAGATTCCCCATATGAACAAAGACAGACTCACAAGACAAGGGCTGTTACCACGTTGTATTCAAGTTGAAGAAGCACTTGTAAGGGACAGTCTAAAGTTCCTACAGATGGAGTCAAGTGAAGAAGGTGATATTTTAAACCTTGAAGATGTCATAGAAGGGCTGAATCAAGTGGAAATTGCAGACTAG